The nucleotide window CCAAAGTTCTGGTGGGTCCACGTCGAGTGCATCTCGAAGGTGCGGTCGGCACGCTCCAGGAAGTAGGGGATCCAGCCGGTGCCGCCCTCGGAGAGGGCGACCTTCAGCTCCGGGAACTCTTTGATCGGCCGCGACCACAGTAGATCGGCCGCGGCCTGCACGATGTTCATCGGCTGCAACGTGATCATCACGTCCATCGGCGCATCCGGCGCGGTGATCGCCAATCTGCCCGAGGATCCGATGTGCACGTTCATTACGGTGTTGGTGTCGCACAACGCCTTCCACAACGGATTCCAATGCGCGTCGTGAAAGCTCGGGTAGCCCATCGCCGCCGGGTTTTCGGTGAAGGTCAGCGCGTGTACACCCTTCTTGGCAACACGGCGCACCTCCGCGGCGCACGCCTCGGCATCCCAGATCACCGGCAACGCCATCGGGATGAAGCGCGCCGGATACGCGCCGCACCACTCGTCGATGTGCCAATCGTTGTAGGCCTGCACCAGGGCCACCGAGAAATCCAGATCTTCGGTGGCGAACAGGCGTCCGGCAAAGCCCGGAAAGGACGGAAAGCAGATCGAGGCGAGTATGCCCCCGGCGTTCATGTCTTTAATGCGCTCATCGACGTTGTAGCAACCTGGGCGAATCTCGTCGAGACCTTGCGGCTCGAGGCCGTACTCCTCCTTGGGCCGGCCGGCCACCGCGTTGAGCGCCACATTGGGTATCACCGTGTCGCGAAACTTCCACATATCCGAACCGTCGGGGTTGTGCACCAGCCGCGGCGCGTCATCCAGGTACTTGGCCGGCAAGTGGTCCTTGAACATGTCCGGGGGCTCAACCGTGTGGTCATCCACGCTGATCAGGACCATGTCGTCTTTGTTCATCGCCGTACCTCTTTCGAGTACCTCTCTGAAACTCTGCTGAATCTCCCTGGATCTTTTAGTGTCCATCGGATGGCAAAACGCGGCGCCACCGAGCGGGCACCGGCAAGCCGCCGCTCGCCGACCAGCTCTCTGTGAAAACTATCTTCTCGCATAGCGAGAATCAACATTCAAATGCTTCGGAGCGGGCCCACCAGGACGACCCAGCCGGGCAAACACACCCGGATTTCCGCCCCTGGGCCACGACCCGGTAGCGGAAGTACCGGCAGCGCCGGTCCAAGTAGCAAAGCCGGGAATCGGTCGCCCGACGCCGGACGGGTGCAGCGCCGACCGAGCCGGCCACGGCGCCGGACGGACCTACCGCGTCGAACGTCTGGGCCAGCATTGACCAGGCGATCGAATCGTGCAAGTCTATTAGTAATAAATGAGAATATCATTCTCATACACCGAGAAGGCCCGGAAAGGACATCGAGAGGAGACGGCTGGATGCGCCTGCCGCCGCTGCCCGCCGACCGATGGGATGAGGCTGTCCAACGCGCGCTGTCCGGCATGCTGCCCCCAGAACGGTGCAATCCGCGCGACGCGGGCAACGCACTGTCGACATTTGCCAATCATCCCGCCCTGGCCAAGGCGTTCCTGAGGTTCAATACCCACCTGCTGTTCGCATCCACGCTGCCGCCTCGCGTTCGCGAACTCGCCATCTTGCGGGTCGCCCATCGTCGCGCCTGCGGCTACGAGTGGAACCACCACGTCTTGCTGGCGCAACGAGCGGGGGTTAGCGACGACGAGATCGCCGCGCTTCGCCGCGGCGATGCTGCCGACGACTTCGAACGAGCGGTGCTTGCCGGCGTCGACGAACTCGATGCGAAGTCGGAGCTGTCCGACGAAACCTGGGCCGCGCTCGGCGAACGCCTAGACGACCGGCAGCGCATGGACTACGTCTTCACGGTCGGCTGCTATGCGCTACTGGCCATGGCCTTCAACACTTTTGGCGTGCAGCTCGAACGCGACTGACCAGACGTAAAGAGAGGTAGAAACACCTTGCCCCACTTCACTAAACCAGCCGCCGGAAGCTGGACCGAAAACTATCCGGACCTCGGCACCGCGCCGGTCGACTACACCGATTCGATCGACCCCCGCTACTTCGCCGACGAACAGCAGGCGATCTTTTGGCGAACCTGGCTCAATGTCGGGCGCATCGAACGTCTGCCCCGAATCGGCAGCTACTTCACAAAGGAACTGCCGTCGGCCAGCGCCGGGATGTCAGTGATCGTCGTCAAGGGCAAGGACGGCGTGATCAGGGCCTTCCACAACATCTGTCGGCACCGCGGTAACAAGCTGGTGTGGAACGACTTTCCGCACGAGGAGACCGCGGGTATCTGCCGGCAGTTCACCTGTAAATATCACGCGTGGCGTTACAGCCTGGACGGCGAATTGACCTTCATTCAGCAGGAGGGCGAGTTCTTCGACGTCGACAAGAGCCATTACGGTCTCAAGCCGGTGCGCTGCGAGGTGTGGGAAGGCTTCATCTTTGTCAACCTGGACGCG belongs to Mycobacterium basiliense and includes:
- a CDS encoding amidohydrolase family protein, translating into MNKDDMVLISVDDHTVEPPDMFKDHLPAKYLDDAPRLVHNPDGSDMWKFRDTVIPNVALNAVAGRPKEEYGLEPQGLDEIRPGCYNVDERIKDMNAGGILASICFPSFPGFAGRLFATEDLDFSVALVQAYNDWHIDEWCGAYPARFIPMALPVIWDAEACAAEVRRVAKKGVHALTFTENPAAMGYPSFHDAHWNPLWKALCDTNTVMNVHIGSSGRLAITAPDAPMDVMITLQPMNIVQAAADLLWSRPIKEFPELKVALSEGGTGWIPYFLERADRTFEMHSTWTHQNFGGKLPSEVFREHFLTCFISDKVGVQLRNMIGIDNICWEADYPHSDSMWPGAPEELWDVLSRNEVPDDEINKMTHENAMRWYSFDPFTHIAREQATVGALRKAAEGHDVSIRALSHHKQARAGSSVADFTANAKALTGNKD
- a CDS encoding carboxymuconolactone decarboxylase family protein codes for the protein MRLPPLPADRWDEAVQRALSGMLPPERCNPRDAGNALSTFANHPALAKAFLRFNTHLLFASTLPPRVRELAILRVAHRRACGYEWNHHVLLAQRAGVSDDEIAALRRGDAADDFERAVLAGVDELDAKSELSDETWAALGERLDDRQRMDYVFTVGCYALLAMAFNTFGVQLERD